In Natrinema amylolyticum, the following are encoded in one genomic region:
- a CDS encoding DUF7508 domain-containing protein, whose amino-acid sequence MPLQKPWRDLERETVAAAPDRPGVYELGDGSGTVLAVDHGVLRDELKSALAYGDGDRVRWTETHTLEGARELAAEHRDRLE is encoded by the coding sequence ATGCCACTGCAGAAACCCTGGCGTGACCTCGAGCGGGAGACGGTCGCCGCCGCGCCGGATCGACCCGGTGTCTACGAACTCGGCGACGGATCGGGGACGGTGCTGGCGGTCGATCACGGCGTCCTCCGGGACGAACTCAAGAGCGCGTTGGCCTACGGGGACGGCGACCGCGTCCGCTGGACGGAGACCCACACGCTCGAGGGGGCGCGCGAACTCGCGGCCGAGCATCGCGACCGGCTCGAGTGA
- a CDS encoding CDC48 family AAA ATPase produces the protein MNEVQLEVAKAYPNDSGRGIARLDPDTLLHLKLSPGDIIEIEGADTTAAKVWRADRQDWNTDTVRIDGFTRQNADVGIGERVTIRKAEATKADKLVLAPPEEASVQFGSDAAGMVKRQILKRPVVGRDIVPVMSSTNHPFMRSPGQAIPLIAVETEPEGVVLITEDTDVELREEPISGFEKTGGGITYEDIGGLQNEIQRVREMVELPMKHPQIFKKLGIEPPQGVLLHGPPGTGKTLLAKAVANETSASFFSIAGPEIISKYYGESEQQLREIFEDATEESPSIIFIDELDSIAPKREDVTGEVERRVVAQLLTMMDGLESRGQVIVIAATNRVDSVDPALRRPGRFDREIEIGVPDETGREEILQIHTRGMPLSDDVSLGHLADETHGFVGADIESLTKEAAMKALRRYLPEIDLDEEDIPPSLIDRMIVKREDFRGALNEVEPSAMREVLVELPKISWDDVGGLQDAKDQVQESVEWPLSSPERFDRLGVDPPAGVLLYGPPGTGKTLMAKAVANETNANFISVRGPQLLSKWVGESEKAIRQTFRKARQVSPTVIFFDELDALAPGRGGETGSNVSERVVNQLLTELDGLEEMGNVMVIGATNRPDMIDPALLRSGRFDRLVMIGEPDVDGRERILEIHTEDTPLAADVTLREIAEITDGYVGSDLESIAREAAIEALREDEEADIVEMRHFRQAMENVRPTITDDILDYYEQIEEEFQGGTSGPDPTGRRGSRIGFQ, from the coding sequence ATGAACGAAGTTCAACTCGAGGTTGCGAAGGCGTACCCGAACGACTCGGGTCGTGGTATCGCCCGACTCGACCCGGACACGCTGTTGCATCTGAAGCTGAGTCCGGGCGACATCATCGAAATCGAGGGTGCAGATACGACCGCCGCGAAGGTCTGGCGCGCAGACCGGCAGGACTGGAACACTGACACCGTCCGCATCGACGGCTTCACTCGGCAGAACGCCGACGTGGGCATCGGCGAACGGGTGACGATCCGGAAAGCGGAAGCGACGAAGGCCGACAAGCTGGTACTCGCACCGCCGGAAGAGGCGTCGGTCCAGTTCGGCTCCGACGCCGCTGGCATGGTGAAACGCCAGATCCTGAAGCGGCCCGTGGTCGGCCGAGACATCGTTCCGGTAATGAGCTCGACGAACCATCCGTTCATGCGATCGCCCGGCCAGGCGATCCCACTCATAGCCGTCGAGACCGAACCGGAGGGTGTCGTTCTCATCACCGAAGACACCGACGTCGAACTCCGTGAAGAGCCCATCTCGGGCTTCGAGAAGACCGGAGGCGGGATCACATACGAGGACATCGGCGGCCTGCAAAACGAGATCCAGCGGGTCCGGGAGATGGTCGAGCTCCCGATGAAGCATCCCCAGATCTTCAAGAAGCTCGGCATCGAGCCGCCACAGGGCGTGCTCCTGCACGGGCCGCCGGGCACCGGGAAGACCTTGCTCGCCAAGGCCGTCGCCAACGAGACCTCCGCCAGTTTCTTCTCTATCGCCGGGCCGGAGATTATCTCGAAGTACTACGGCGAGTCCGAACAGCAACTCAGGGAGATCTTCGAGGACGCCACCGAGGAGTCACCGTCGATCATCTTCATCGACGAACTCGACTCGATCGCCCCGAAACGCGAAGACGTCACCGGCGAAGTCGAACGCCGGGTCGTCGCCCAACTGCTGACGATGATGGACGGCCTCGAGTCTCGAGGCCAGGTCATCGTCATCGCAGCGACCAACCGCGTCGACAGCGTTGATCCCGCACTGCGCCGTCCCGGCCGCTTCGACCGCGAGATCGAGATCGGCGTCCCCGACGAGACGGGTCGCGAGGAGATCCTGCAGATCCACACCCGCGGCATGCCGCTGTCCGACGACGTCAGCCTCGGTCACCTCGCCGACGAGACCCACGGCTTCGTCGGTGCCGACATCGAGAGCCTGACGAAGGAAGCCGCGATGAAGGCGCTCCGGCGCTACCTGCCGGAAATCGATCTCGACGAGGAGGACATCCCGCCGAGCCTGATCGATCGGATGATCGTCAAGCGCGAGGACTTCCGCGGCGCGCTCAACGAGGTCGAACCGAGCGCGATGCGGGAAGTCCTCGTCGAGCTCCCGAAGATCTCCTGGGACGATGTCGGCGGGCTTCAGGACGCCAAAGATCAGGTCCAGGAGTCAGTCGAGTGGCCGCTCTCGAGCCCCGAGCGGTTCGACCGGCTGGGCGTCGATCCGCCGGCCGGTGTCCTGCTGTACGGCCCGCCCGGCACCGGGAAGACGCTCATGGCGAAAGCCGTCGCCAACGAGACCAACGCGAACTTCATCTCGGTGCGCGGCCCGCAGCTCCTCTCGAAATGGGTCGGCGAGTCGGAGAAGGCCATCCGGCAGACCTTCCGCAAGGCCCGACAGGTCTCGCCGACGGTCATCTTCTTCGACGAGCTCGATGCGCTCGCGCCCGGCCGAGGCGGTGAGACCGGCTCGAACGTCTCCGAGCGAGTCGTCAACCAGCTCCTGACGGAGCTCGACGGGCTCGAGGAGATGGGCAACGTGATGGTCATCGGCGCGACCAACCGGCCGGACATGATCGACCCCGCACTGCTGCGCTCGGGGCGGTTCGACCGGCTGGTCATGATCGGCGAGCCCGATGTCGACGGCCGCGAACGCATCCTCGAGATCCACACCGAGGATACGCCGCTGGCCGCCGACGTCACCCTGCGCGAGATCGCCGAGATCACGGACGGCTACGTCGGCAGTGACCTCGAGTCGATCGCCCGCGAGGCCGCCATCGAGGCGCTGCGCGAGGACGAGGAGGCCGACATCGTCGAGATGCGTCACTTCCGACAGGCCATGGAGAACGTCCGGCCGACGATCACCGACGACATCCTCGACTACTACGAGCAGATCGAAGAGGAGTTCCAGGGCGGCACGAGCGGCCCCGATCCGACGGGCCGTCGCGGCAGCCGCATCGGCTTCCAGTAG
- a CDS encoding RNA-guided endonuclease InsQ/TnpB family protein, with amino-acid sequence MEVRRTAPVKLVVPDERRDDLHESARQFLHCANRAAEFCWSDASYTECVTANTTARDALYDELREETDLTSNLVQEAIRRAVQAVNGCVERWKKGKRVSQPEFTSWSMLYDKRSATFYRNKVSLSTVNGRVECDFELPSDSPTPYERYVLSKEFEFRASTLQYDAVDDEFYFHITTRKYDSEGDGDDDVEVSEDPEHQTVLGIDLGVNSLAVSSTGRFWQGDDYDHWCREFEKRRGEMQQRGTQPAHNAILRLGKREEAWRKQYIHTVANEIVAEAVDHDCDVIVFEELTDIRERVPQAKWHHVWAFRRLFEYVSYKAPERGVSVEQVKPNYTSQRCSRTDCGFTHDDNRHGEHFHCQKCGYKVNADYNAAKNIGTRYARKRQHKLRSSPKSGGGDAPVNVRINGGTLNGESHQPIAGD; translated from the coding sequence ATGGAGGTCCGGCGTACCGCACCCGTCAAACTCGTCGTTCCCGACGAGCGACGTGACGACCTCCACGAATCCGCCCGGCAATTCCTTCACTGTGCCAACCGTGCTGCCGAGTTCTGTTGGTCCGACGCCTCCTACACAGAGTGCGTCACGGCCAACACGACCGCACGCGACGCGCTCTACGATGAACTCCGCGAAGAAACTGACCTCACCTCGAACCTCGTTCAAGAAGCCATCCGGCGCGCCGTCCAAGCTGTTAACGGATGCGTCGAACGGTGGAAAAAGGGGAAGCGGGTGAGCCAACCGGAGTTCACGTCGTGGAGTATGCTTTACGACAAGCGGAGTGCCACGTTCTACCGGAACAAAGTCTCGCTCTCGACTGTCAACGGTCGCGTCGAGTGTGATTTTGAACTTCCCTCGGACAGTCCAACACCATACGAGCGGTACGTGCTGTCCAAGGAGTTCGAGTTCCGTGCGAGCACGCTCCAGTATGACGCAGTGGACGACGAGTTCTACTTCCACATAACCACGCGGAAGTACGACTCTGAAGGAGACGGCGATGACGACGTAGAGGTTTCGGAAGATCCTGAGCACCAAACAGTCCTCGGTATCGACCTCGGTGTCAACAGTCTCGCCGTCTCATCCACTGGACGCTTCTGGCAAGGAGACGACTACGATCACTGGTGCCGCGAGTTCGAGAAACGACGGGGGGAGATGCAACAGCGCGGGACACAACCCGCGCACAACGCCATACTTCGACTCGGAAAGCGAGAAGAAGCATGGCGGAAACAGTACATCCACACGGTCGCCAACGAAATTGTCGCGGAAGCCGTCGACCACGATTGCGACGTAATCGTGTTCGAGGAGTTGACCGACATTCGAGAGCGGGTTCCGCAAGCGAAGTGGCACCACGTGTGGGCGTTCCGACGCCTGTTCGAGTACGTCTCCTACAAGGCACCTGAGAGGGGTGTCTCCGTGGAACAAGTCAAGCCGAACTACACGTCTCAACGCTGTTCTCGGACGGACTGTGGATTCACACACGACGACAACCGCCACGGCGAACACTTTCACTGCCAGAAGTGCGGATACAAGGTGAACGCGGACTACAACGCCGCGAAGAATATCGGGACGCGGTACGCTCGGAAGCGACAGCACAAACTCCGTTCCTCGCCCAAGTCGGGGGGCGGAGACGCACCAGTAAACGTGCGTATAAATGGTGGGACGTTGAACGGCGAGAGTCACCAGCCTATTGCTGGCGACTAA
- a CDS encoding TrkA C-terminal domain-containing protein: MTGSVVLQSIVTEWTETALVNSLGFALLAGIIATGVAFGYRGYSARAVPVGVGVFAGLAVVAGWLNLAGLDRAASIGDTPLVHHATAAYFLGAVAVSAVAAEGGRRIGDQFARDAFGIERVAATGDVASLVRSARRPTPIDLPERIDDIDGYPPVDASVTRELAGRTMLVPQSGEASALRSRLSTRLERDYDIGHVSVTTDGDGTVDHLAVGRCRTGIGAMLPSGTVAVAIRADPSPTASAGDPVEVWTTAGDSSRLVATGTLRATAGDITTITVSADTVDEFAFDPESTYRLTTRSDPPDDGYGFMSVLRAADEMVRSVMVREGGALDNEFVEWLSGTALVVVRDDEAIPFPDGNETLRAGDRLSVLGTPSELDSLPANEEEKP; this comes from the coding sequence GTGACGGGATCCGTCGTTTTGCAGTCGATCGTAACCGAATGGACCGAAACGGCGCTGGTCAATAGCCTCGGGTTCGCGTTGCTTGCCGGCATCATAGCGACGGGCGTCGCGTTCGGGTACCGGGGATATAGCGCTCGAGCGGTCCCGGTCGGCGTCGGCGTATTCGCCGGGCTCGCCGTCGTCGCGGGCTGGCTGAATCTGGCGGGGCTCGACCGCGCGGCGAGTATCGGTGACACGCCGCTCGTCCATCACGCGACCGCCGCGTACTTCCTCGGTGCGGTCGCCGTCAGTGCGGTCGCGGCCGAGGGCGGTCGCCGGATCGGCGATCAGTTCGCCCGCGACGCCTTCGGTATCGAGCGCGTGGCGGCCACCGGCGACGTCGCATCGCTCGTTCGGTCGGCGCGCCGACCGACGCCGATCGACCTGCCCGAGCGGATCGACGATATCGACGGTTACCCGCCCGTCGACGCGTCGGTCACGCGCGAGCTCGCCGGTCGGACGATGCTGGTTCCGCAGTCCGGCGAGGCCTCCGCGCTCCGATCGCGACTGTCGACCCGCCTCGAGCGAGATTATGATATCGGCCACGTCTCCGTCACGACTGACGGCGACGGGACGGTCGATCATCTTGCGGTCGGCCGATGCCGCACCGGAATCGGTGCGATGCTCCCGTCGGGGACGGTCGCCGTTGCGATTCGAGCCGATCCGTCGCCGACCGCCAGCGCCGGCGATCCGGTCGAAGTCTGGACGACCGCCGGCGACTCGAGTCGGCTCGTCGCAACCGGGACGCTCCGGGCCACAGCGGGTGATATCACGACGATCACCGTCAGCGCCGATACCGTCGACGAGTTCGCGTTCGATCCGGAGTCGACGTATCGACTGACGACGCGGTCGGATCCGCCCGATGACGGCTACGGCTTCATGTCCGTGCTCCGTGCCGCCGACGAGATGGTCCGGTCCGTGATGGTCCGGGAGGGTGGAGCCCTCGACAACGAGTTCGTCGAGTGGCTCTCCGGAACAGCGCTCGTCGTGGTTCGCGACGACGAGGCGATCCCGTTTCCCGACGGAAACGAGACGCTACGGGCGGGCGACCGACTCTCCGTTCTCGGAACGCCCAGTGAACTCGATTCGCTACCGGCGAACGAGGAGGAAAAGCCGTAA
- a CDS encoding DUF5796 family protein: MSARNDVAPSTIGVDFVDGGVVVEYHDGREVFYHGPPKPVEGALTTPPGKQVHVLVTDPDGVEGVMTYVNDRNTHDDILETTGVGRVMLDRDDEAELFPGVTVATEAYSIRVEADLSVVDGRVFVFAEDEMSEHAYELVESTE; this comes from the coding sequence ATGAGTGCACGCAACGACGTCGCCCCGAGCACGATCGGCGTCGATTTCGTCGACGGTGGCGTGGTCGTCGAGTACCACGACGGCCGAGAGGTGTTCTACCACGGCCCGCCGAAACCGGTCGAGGGGGCCTTGACGACCCCACCGGGGAAGCAGGTCCACGTCCTCGTCACCGATCCCGACGGCGTCGAGGGCGTCATGACCTATGTCAACGACCGCAACACCCACGACGACATCCTCGAGACGACCGGCGTCGGTCGCGTGATGCTCGACCGCGACGACGAGGCGGAGCTGTTCCCGGGCGTCACCGTCGCGACGGAGGCGTACTCGATCCGCGTCGAAGCCGACCTCTCGGTCGTCGACGGGCGGGTGTTCGTCTTCGCGGAGGACGAGATGAGCGAACACGCCTACGAACTCGTGGAGAGCACCGAATAA
- a CDS encoding AAA family ATPase yields the protein MSSSESDGVTLAVRAAEKGDAGRGVARIPEPARRQLGILSGDTVVIEGDETTVAKMWPADQSVPENAIQIDGDTRANAGVHVGDTVSVRAKDKSAITDADRVTLIAPPALPERQRRAAETEATEKLRNRPVRAGEQVRIEGIDQQPFRVTDTDPDGDVRITDATTIRIVDADAGPGGTASASGSGATDRGRGANGSSGTPATAGSGSEVDIDEPGPNSGVTYEDIGGLDEELELVREMIELPLSEPDLFRRLGVEPPSGVLLYGPPGTGKTLIARAVANEVDANFETISGPEIMSKYKGESEERLREVFERAEANAPTIVFFDEIDSIAGQRDDDGDAENRIVGQLLTLMDGLDARGEVIVIGATNRVDTIDPALRRGGRFDREIQIGVPDEEGRREILEVHTRGMPLDDDVDVDAIARRTHGFVGADLDAVASEAAMAAIRDRPTETDERRDWNQDPTVRKTHFDAALASVEPSAMREYVAESPTTDFADVGGLEAAKQTLRESVEWPLTYDRLFEETDTDPPSGVLLYGPPGTGKTLLARALAGETDVNFVRVDGPEIVDRYVGESEKAIREVFERARQSAPSIVFFDEIDAIAAARGDGHEVTERVVSQLLTELDGMRENPNLVVLAATNRKDHIDPALLRPGRLDTHVFVGEPDREAREKILDVHTQGKPLGDDIDIAELAAELEGYTGADLEALIRNASMRAIREVATEYGPEAANEKASEVRIERRHLEAARDETDAT from the coding sequence ATGAGTTCGTCGGAATCGGACGGCGTGACGCTGGCGGTCCGCGCGGCGGAGAAGGGAGACGCCGGTCGGGGCGTCGCACGGATTCCGGAACCGGCGCGGCGACAGCTCGGTATCTTGAGCGGCGACACCGTCGTGATCGAGGGCGACGAGACGACGGTCGCCAAGATGTGGCCCGCCGACCAGTCGGTCCCGGAGAACGCGATCCAGATCGACGGGGACACCCGCGCGAACGCCGGCGTTCACGTCGGTGACACGGTCTCCGTTCGCGCGAAAGACAAGTCGGCCATCACCGACGCGGACCGAGTCACGCTGATCGCGCCACCGGCGCTTCCCGAACGCCAGCGGCGGGCCGCCGAGACCGAGGCGACGGAGAAGCTCCGCAATCGGCCGGTGCGCGCCGGTGAGCAGGTTCGGATCGAAGGTATCGATCAACAGCCGTTCAGAGTCACCGACACCGATCCCGACGGCGACGTTCGTATCACGGACGCGACGACGATTCGCATCGTCGACGCCGACGCGGGACCGGGCGGCACCGCGAGTGCGAGCGGGTCCGGGGCCACCGACCGCGGTCGCGGGGCGAACGGCTCCTCGGGCACACCGGCTACCGCCGGCTCCGGTTCCGAAGTCGATATCGACGAACCCGGCCCGAATTCCGGTGTCACCTACGAGGACATCGGCGGGTTAGACGAGGAACTCGAGCTCGTCCGCGAGATGATCGAGCTCCCGCTGTCGGAGCCGGACCTCTTCCGCCGGCTCGGCGTCGAACCGCCGTCGGGTGTCCTGCTGTACGGCCCGCCGGGGACCGGGAAGACGCTGATCGCCCGCGCGGTGGCCAACGAGGTCGACGCCAACTTCGAGACGATCTCCGGCCCGGAGATCATGTCGAAGTACAAGGGCGAGAGCGAGGAGCGACTCCGCGAGGTGTTCGAGCGCGCGGAGGCGAATGCGCCGACGATCGTCTTCTTCGACGAGATCGACTCCATCGCCGGCCAGCGCGACGACGACGGCGACGCCGAAAACCGGATCGTCGGCCAGCTACTGACGCTGATGGATGGCCTCGACGCCCGCGGCGAGGTGATCGTTATCGGCGCGACCAACCGCGTCGACACCATCGATCCCGCGCTCCGCCGCGGCGGCCGCTTCGACCGCGAGATCCAGATCGGCGTCCCCGACGAGGAGGGCCGCCGGGAGATCCTCGAGGTCCACACCCGCGGCATGCCGCTCGACGACGACGTCGACGTCGACGCGATCGCGAGGCGGACCCACGGCTTCGTCGGCGCGGACTTGGACGCCGTCGCGAGCGAGGCAGCGATGGCCGCGATCCGCGATCGGCCGACCGAGACCGACGAGCGGCGGGACTGGAACCAGGACCCGACGGTCCGGAAGACGCACTTCGACGCCGCGCTCGCGTCCGTCGAACCGTCCGCGATGCGCGAGTACGTCGCCGAATCGCCGACCACCGACTTCGCGGACGTCGGCGGCCTCGAGGCGGCAAAGCAGACGCTCCGGGAGTCCGTCGAGTGGCCGCTGACCTACGATCGGCTCTTCGAGGAGACCGACACCGATCCGCCCTCCGGCGTCTTGCTGTACGGGCCGCCCGGCACCGGAAAGACGCTGCTCGCTCGGGCGCTGGCGGGCGAAACGGACGTCAACTTCGTCCGCGTCGACGGCCCCGAGATCGTCGACCGCTACGTCGGCGAGTCGGAGAAGGCGATCCGCGAGGTGTTCGAGCGCGCGCGCCAGTCGGCCCCGTCGATCGTCTTCTTCGACGAGATCGACGCCATCGCGGCCGCCCGAGGCGACGGCCACGAAGTCACCGAGCGCGTGGTCTCCCAGCTCCTGACGGAACTCGACGGGATGCGAGAGAATCCGAATCTCGTCGTACTGGCCGCGACCAACCGCAAGGACCACATCGATCCCGCACTGCTCCGTCCCGGTCGACTCGACACGCACGTCTTCGTCGGCGAACCCGACAGGGAGGCCCGCGAGAAGATCCTCGACGTCCACACCCAGGGGAAACCGCTCGGCGACGACATCGATATCGCGGAACTCGCGGCCGAACTCGAGGGGTACACCGGGGCCGATCTCGAGGCGCTGATCCGGAACGCATCGATGCGAGCGATCCGCGAGGTCGCCACCGAGTACGGGCCCGAAGCGGCGAACGAGAAGGCATCGGAGGTGCGCATCGAACGCCGTCATCTCGAGGCCGCTCGAGACGAGACGGACGCGACGTGA
- a CDS encoding helix-turn-helix domain-containing protein, with translation MGLIAEFQLNSSDLPLTDAVAALPDVTLYIERILVVDPKRPVVLCRAVEATDGFSEALTADPTVETFEMMDDTDEEGGAMYRIKLRDPPLPIYRKYVELGTTPLGGIVTVDGWWGRARFPDRAALAEYRSFCTERGATFKLERLTRESSTDDPPFGLTDEQYEALVAARDAGYFAVPREASTEEIGDRLGISAPSASERLRRGIDRVLENAL, from the coding sequence ATGGGACTCATCGCCGAGTTTCAGCTCAACTCGTCCGATTTGCCGTTAACGGACGCAGTGGCGGCTCTCCCCGACGTCACGCTCTATATCGAACGGATCCTCGTCGTCGATCCCAAGCGGCCGGTCGTCCTCTGTCGAGCCGTCGAGGCCACCGACGGATTTTCCGAAGCGCTCACGGCCGATCCGACGGTCGAGACCTTCGAGATGATGGACGACACGGACGAGGAAGGAGGCGCAATGTATCGCATCAAGTTGCGGGATCCGCCGCTCCCGATCTATCGGAAGTACGTCGAACTGGGGACCACCCCGTTGGGCGGAATCGTCACCGTCGACGGCTGGTGGGGGCGGGCACGGTTTCCCGACCGAGCGGCGCTCGCCGAGTACCGATCCTTCTGTACGGAACGGGGCGCAACGTTCAAACTCGAGCGACTCACGCGGGAGTCGTCCACGGACGACCCGCCTTTCGGACTCACCGACGAGCAGTACGAGGCGCTGGTCGCGGCCCGCGACGCGGGCTACTTCGCGGTCCCCCGGGAGGCCTCGACCGAGGAGATCGGCGATCGGTTGGGGATTTCGGCACCGTCAGCGTCCGAGCGGTTGCGACGGGGGATCGATCGGGTACTCGAGAACGCATTGTAG
- a CDS encoding DUF7128 family protein: MVVQTERDDTIWYECETCGLLFDEQSDAAEHEKRCDGSDPTYIQ, translated from the coding sequence ATGGTCGTCCAGACAGAACGCGACGACACGATCTGGTACGAGTGCGAGACCTGCGGACTCCTCTTCGACGAGCAGTCCGACGCGGCGGAGCACGAAAAGCGGTGTGACGGCTCCGATCCGACCTACATCCAGTAG
- a CDS encoding ribonucleotide-diphosphate reductase subunit beta, translating into MRTDDHPAMQLETTTRSHNYYRNAVEKHWDPHDIDLEADREGAAELPDPAFEGLKQSLALFGAGEESVTEDLAPLAVVLEDIEDQMFITTQLYEESKHTDFFDRYWRDVIHAEEERRGRELSSPTDEKWFNEPYDELFERNERAMARLLEEDTPETRAKAHCHYHLTIEGILAQTGYYGLTLAYGESEPDLPDLPGLVEGLKLVRSDEGRHVGFGMAKLKELVADGAVDPDLLRETVDELVPLVQESLAGDRGASTETGPGPSPSELAEYAYTKHEQRMQQITSASEQIPDVEELTELDA; encoded by the coding sequence ATGCGCACCGACGACCACCCCGCGATGCAACTCGAGACCACGACTCGATCGCACAACTACTACCGAAACGCGGTCGAGAAACACTGGGACCCCCACGATATCGACCTCGAGGCGGACCGCGAGGGGGCCGCCGAACTCCCCGATCCCGCGTTCGAGGGACTCAAGCAGTCGCTCGCGCTGTTCGGCGCGGGCGAGGAGTCGGTGACCGAAGACCTCGCGCCGCTGGCCGTCGTGCTCGAGGATATCGAGGATCAAATGTTCATCACGACGCAGCTCTACGAGGAGTCCAAACACACCGACTTCTTCGATCGCTACTGGCGCGACGTGATCCACGCCGAGGAGGAGCGACGCGGACGGGAACTCTCGTCGCCGACCGACGAAAAGTGGTTCAACGAGCCCTACGACGAACTGTTCGAGCGCAACGAGCGAGCGATGGCGCGGCTTCTCGAGGAGGATACGCCGGAAACCCGTGCGAAGGCACACTGCCACTACCACCTGACGATCGAGGGGATTCTGGCCCAGACCGGCTACTACGGGCTCACCCTCGCGTACGGCGAGAGCGAACCCGACCTGCCCGATCTCCCGGGGCTGGTCGAGGGGCTCAAACTGGTTCGAAGCGACGAGGGCCGTCACGTCGGCTTCGGGATGGCGAAACTCAAGGAGCTCGTGGCCGACGGCGCGGTCGACCCCGACCTCCTCCGCGAAACAGTCGACGAACTGGTCCCGCTCGTCCAGGAGAGCCTGGCGGGCGATCGAGGGGCCAGCACTGAGACCGGTCCCGGCCCGAGTCCCTCCGAACTGGCCGAGTACGCGTACACGAAACACGAACAGCGAATGCAACAGATCACCTCCGCGAGCGAGCAGATCCCGGACGTCGAGGAACTGACCGAACTCGACGCTTGA
- the larC gene encoding nickel pincer cofactor biosynthesis protein LarC, which produces MRVLAFDGRMGASGDMLLAALLDAGGDPDALEPVTEALEVEYRIDDAVKSGIAATAVDVFLTDAEGVRSCAHEESDADHDHADHDHENDDHTGDTRDGVRAEGHGPHRSYLEVREIVADMDLDPAVERDALAIFELLGEAEASVHGESLEEIHFHEVGADDAIADVVGVAALLHDLDPDRVVTTPLSTGGGTVTMSHGEYPVPTPAVIEIAERADWSLRGGPVDAELLTPTGAAILGHVADGVDSLPALDLEASGNGAGGYDLDPHPNVLRVLVGTGEGTLVKDDIAVLETNLDDATPEVLGGLQETLADAGARDVSVLPATMKKSRPGHLVKVICKPADRERIARRLAEETGTLGVRDTGVTHRWIADREFETVTLEIDGEEYEVTVKIASDAGGEVYDVSAEYDDAKEVAQETGLATRDVLRRAEVAVKSPAESSRNY; this is translated from the coding sequence ATGCGAGTCCTCGCTTTCGACGGCCGGATGGGTGCCAGCGGCGACATGCTCCTCGCCGCGCTCCTCGACGCCGGTGGCGATCCCGACGCCCTCGAGCCCGTGACCGAGGCCCTCGAGGTCGAATATCGGATCGACGACGCAGTAAAGAGCGGTATCGCCGCGACGGCCGTCGACGTGTTCCTGACGGATGCGGAGGGCGTTCGTTCATGCGCACACGAGGAGTCTGACGCCGACCACGATCACGCCGACCACGATCACGAGAACGACGACCACACTGGTGACACCCGCGACGGCGTTCGAGCCGAGGGCCACGGCCCCCATCGGAGCTATCTCGAGGTCCGCGAGATCGTCGCCGACATGGACCTCGACCCGGCGGTCGAACGCGACGCGCTCGCGATCTTCGAGTTGCTCGGCGAGGCCGAGGCGAGCGTCCACGGCGAGTCTCTCGAGGAGATTCACTTCCACGAGGTCGGGGCCGACGACGCCATCGCGGACGTAGTCGGCGTGGCGGCCCTGCTCCACGATCTCGACCCCGATCGCGTCGTGACGACGCCGCTTTCGACCGGCGGCGGGACGGTGACGATGAGCCACGGCGAGTATCCCGTTCCGACGCCAGCGGTCATCGAGATCGCCGAACGCGCCGACTGGTCGCTGCGCGGCGGGCCGGTCGACGCGGAACTGCTCACGCCCACCGGCGCGGCGATTCTGGGCCACGTCGCCGACGGCGTCGACTCGCTGCCCGCGCTCGACCTCGAGGCCTCGGGCAACGGCGCGGGCGGCTACGACCTCGATCCGCATCCGAACGTCCTGCGGGTGCTGGTCGGTACCGGTGAGGGAACTCTCGTCAAAGACGATATCGCGGTCCTCGAGACGAACCTCGACGACGCGACGCCCGAAGTGCTGGGCGGACTGCAGGAGACTCTCGCGGATGCGGGCGCGCGAGACGTTTCTGTTCTCCCCGCGACGATGAAGAAGTCCCGGCCCGGCCACCTCGTGAAGGTCATCTGCAAGCCTGCGGATCGAGAACGGATCGCTCGGCGATTGGCCGAAGAGACCGGAACGCTCGGGGTTCGCGACACGGGTGTGACGCATCGATGGATCGCGGACCGAGAGTTCGAGACCGTGACGCTCGAGATCGACGGCGAGGAGTACGAGGTCACCGTGAAGATCGCGAGCGATGCCGGCGGGGAGGTCTACGACGTGAGCGCGGAGTACGACGATGCAAAAGAGGTCGCGCAGGAAACTGGATTGGCGACTCGAGACGTGCTTCGCCGAGCAGAAGTCGCAGTTAAATCACCGGCTGAAAGTAGCAGAAATTACTAA